The window TTCGGCGTCGAGTTCTCCGCCGCTGGCCGCCGCTTATGGCTCAACACCTACCCCACCGCCGACAAGGCCGTGCGTGCCTACAACATGGCAGTGTGGTATGCCGGGAGGTCAAAGATGGGCCTCAACTGATCGAGACCTAGGCGGATGCGGAGTTACTCGTACCGGAGGGCATCCGGATGGATGAGATACCGAAGAAGAAGTCGGCCATTGTCGTTGGTCCCGACGATAGCGGCGAGGCGGCAATGGCGAGGTTCGTGCGGGAGCATCCGGAGTATGTGTAGGCTGAGCAAGAGTTATGGTGGAAGCGCGATGTCgagcagaagaagaaggaggacGAGACCGGCCCCTCAACGGTGATCCCCGTCGAGTTTGACTCGTCGGATTGGGGTGActcggaggaggacgacgagggGTGCGACGACCCGAACAAGGACGAGTTCCGGGAGCAGTTCAAGAGCTTCGACGAGGAGTAGTTTCATCTTCAAGTAGTAGTTGTGTGAATTAGTTGTACTCGTTGGAGTAGTAGTTTGATGGATGCAGTACTTTGAACTAGTACTAGTCCTTCAAATTAGAATTATGTTTTAGTTAGAACTATGTTTGAAAATAAGTACTAGTTGAACGAACTATGTTTGAATTATGTTTGAAATGAAGTAGTGTTTgaagtttctattttttacatCTCCAGTTTGCGTCACCTATTGGAGTTGCACTTTTACATATCCGTTTTGTATCATCTATTAGAGTTGGCCCTTTCTTGGAGATGTAAAATTTTACATCTCCAAATTTGCATGTTCTATTGGAGATGCTAAGTGTTTCCGTCAGATCGTGATCGCCTATGAGTTTTTTTGTCACCTTTTTTACTAGGTAGCAGCAATGCATGATTCAGTTCTCTCATTTTGTAGTAAGGGTTAAAGGATGTGTGTGGTTTGAATCATCAAATAGAATGTAATGGGTCTGACCTGTCCTTGGGCCGCGTTCTCGCGTTTGGTTGAGTTACTGACGGGAACCCACTCTTTCTCCAAAAAAGAATATATCATCAATATCCGGAACATACTCATTCCTCTAATTAGGAGGAACCATGAAAAATCTCTGCTCGCTCTCACCTCCCTCCCCGACACACTAGTCATCAACCCCTCTCCCTCAC is drawn from Aegilops tauschii subsp. strangulata cultivar AL8/78 chromosome 1, Aet v6.0, whole genome shotgun sequence and contains these coding sequences:
- the LOC141036290 gene encoding uncharacterized protein is translated as MVSKKFPQSKAGFFGMRAKSSRHFGVEFSAAGRRLWLNTYPTADKAVRAYNMAAEQELWWKRDVEQKKKEDETGPSTVIPVEFDSSDWGDSEEDDEGCDDPNKDEFREQFKSFDEE